One window from the genome of Enterobacteriaceae bacterium Kacie_13 encodes:
- the speB gene encoding agmatinase has translation MSTLGNEPDNSLVSNAFGFLRFPLNFQPYTAEADWVITGIPFDMATSGRSGARLGPAAIRQVSVNLAWEGQRWPWDFDLRDRLNVIDCGDLVFNFGDAQDLTDKLQQHADKVLSSGKRMLSFGGDHFVTLPLLRAHAKHFGKMALVHFDAHTDTYSNGSKFDHGTMFFHAPNEGLIDPNHSVQIGIRTEFDKNLGFTVLDAAQVNDRTVDDILAQVKQIVGDLPVYLSFDIDCLDPAHAPGTGTPVIGGLTSDRALKLVRGLKDLDLDIVGMDIVEVAPAYDQSEITALAAATLALEMLHVQASKKG, from the coding sequence GTGAGCACTTTGGGCAATGAGCCTGATAACTCCCTGGTTTCCAACGCATTTGGTTTTTTGCGTTTTCCGCTGAACTTCCAGCCGTACACGGCGGAAGCTGACTGGGTCATTACCGGTATTCCTTTCGACATGGCGACCTCTGGCCGCTCAGGCGCACGCCTCGGCCCTGCCGCCATTCGTCAGGTATCCGTGAATCTGGCGTGGGAAGGTCAGCGCTGGCCGTGGGATTTCGATCTGCGCGATCGTCTGAACGTCATCGACTGTGGCGATCTGGTGTTCAACTTCGGTGATGCACAAGATCTGACAGACAAACTGCAACAGCACGCTGATAAAGTACTGTCTTCCGGCAAGCGTATGCTCTCTTTCGGTGGCGACCACTTCGTGACCCTGCCACTGCTGCGCGCGCACGCCAAACACTTCGGTAAAATGGCGCTGGTGCATTTCGATGCGCACACCGACACTTATTCCAACGGCAGCAAATTTGACCACGGCACTATGTTCTTCCACGCGCCGAACGAAGGCCTGATCGATCCGAATCACTCGGTACAGATTGGTATTCGCACCGAATTCGATAAAAATCTCGGCTTCACCGTTCTGGATGCGGCGCAGGTCAATGACCGCACCGTGGATGATATTCTGGCACAGGTGAAGCAAATCGTCGGTGATCTGCCGGTTTACCTGAGCTTCGATATCGATTGTCTGGATCCGGCACATGCACCGGGTACCGGCACACCGGTCATCGGCGGCCTGACGTCTGATCGCGCGTTGAAACTGGTTCGCGGCCTGAAAGACTTGGATCTGGATATTGTGGGCATGGATATCGTGGAAGTGGCTCCGGCTTACGACCAGTCTGAAATCACCGCGCTGGCTGCTGCGACACTGGCGCTGGAAATGCTGCACGTGCAGGCGTCTAAAAAAGGCTGA
- the mdtQ gene encoding multidrug resistance outer membrane protein MdtQ: MHEFYKSKIISPVILLPFLIFLSGCAWVHDEKPFITQTDIAQLRTPQIPQAAMQKWPGSDWWTDYHNPQLNALVAQALKDSPSIAVVQQRVEVAKAHIKMGEANDGPRLDFGGDIERQKMSAEGIMGPFALDDPAAGTTGPWYTNATFGLQGSYELDLWGKNRAQIQSAIGVYQAKQAELAEARLLVSSAVVELYWDIQTYMALKQTLVDLREQETLIAKTDRQLYDEGVTSSIDDTSTAIRLAKIDEKIDASKGRLRLLQVSLQAMLGMNAPAVPLTPVALPEMKDSLPPVLGYELLARRPDLQAAHWYIDASLSAVDAAHAAFYPSINMMGFLQYDALHMSDLFRSSAQQMGAIAGLTLPVFDSGRLNASLGIVRANSNLSIASYNKAVVEAVSDVVKSASQVQTLSDENAHQQTVLDGSQHIYSLAQQRFNVGILSGAQVAKAKLPLLQEQAKKIQLQGEWLSADIRLIRALGGGYRSMNASAVHQG, translated from the coding sequence ATTCATGAGTTTTATAAAAGTAAAATAATCTCGCCGGTTATATTACTGCCTTTCTTAATTTTCCTCAGCGGCTGCGCGTGGGTGCATGACGAAAAACCGTTTATCACTCAGACCGATATTGCACAGCTGCGCACGCCGCAAATTCCGCAGGCCGCAATGCAAAAATGGCCGGGTTCTGACTGGTGGACGGACTACCACAATCCGCAACTCAATGCGCTGGTGGCGCAGGCACTGAAGGATTCACCGTCGATTGCCGTGGTGCAACAACGCGTGGAAGTGGCAAAAGCCCACATCAAAATGGGTGAGGCGAATGATGGGCCACGACTTGATTTTGGCGGTGACATCGAACGACAGAAAATGTCGGCAGAAGGGATAATGGGCCCGTTTGCGCTCGATGATCCTGCAGCAGGCACCACTGGCCCTTGGTATACGAACGCTACATTTGGCCTGCAGGGCAGCTATGAGTTGGATCTGTGGGGCAAAAACCGTGCGCAGATCCAGTCTGCGATCGGTGTTTATCAGGCAAAGCAGGCTGAACTGGCTGAGGCGCGTCTGCTAGTCTCCTCCGCGGTGGTGGAGCTTTATTGGGATATCCAGACTTACATGGCGCTCAAGCAAACGCTGGTGGATCTCCGGGAACAGGAAACACTGATCGCTAAAACTGACCGGCAACTGTATGACGAGGGCGTGACCTCGTCGATTGACGATACCAGCACGGCAATACGGCTGGCGAAAATTGACGAGAAGATTGACGCTTCGAAAGGGCGGCTTCGTCTCTTACAAGTCTCATTGCAGGCGATGCTGGGTATGAATGCGCCAGCGGTGCCGTTAACGCCGGTCGCTCTGCCTGAGATGAAAGACAGCCTGCCGCCGGTATTGGGCTACGAATTACTGGCACGACGCCCGGATTTGCAGGCCGCGCACTGGTATATCGATGCGTCACTGAGCGCCGTGGATGCGGCACATGCTGCGTTTTATCCGAGCATTAATATGATGGGCTTTCTGCAATATGATGCGCTGCACATGAGTGATCTGTTTCGCAGTTCGGCGCAGCAGATGGGCGCGATTGCCGGGCTGACGTTGCCGGTCTTTGACAGCGGCAGGCTGAATGCCAGTCTGGGCATTGTGCGCGCCAACAGCAATCTGAGCATCGCGTCATATAACAAAGCGGTGGTCGAGGCGGTGAGTGATGTGGTGAAAAGCGCCAGTCAGGTACAGACGCTGTCGGATGAAAATGCGCATCAGCAAACCGTGCTGGACGGGAGCCAGCATATTTACTCACTGGCACAGCAGCGCTTCAACGTAGGAATTCTCAGCGGCGCGCAGGTGGCGAAAGCTAAATTGCCACTTCTTCAGGAGCAGGCGAAAAAGATTCAGTTGCAGGGGGAATGGCTCAGCGCCGATATTCGTCTAATCCGCGCTTTGGGTGGTGGTTATCGTTCAATGAATGCTTCAGCGGTTCATCAGGGCTGA
- a CDS encoding M48 family metalloprotease: MKFHPVMLSLLATTLLSGCATVNTDTLMQSGAQAYQAYTLSDADVKTLSVQSCEEMDKKAQIAPDSSEYAQRLKKISAALGDNINGTPANYKVYVTKDVNAWAMANGCIRVYSGLMDMMNDNEVEGVLGHEMGHVALGHTRKAMQVAYSATAARSAISSLGGVSATLSQSQLADLGEKYVNAQFSQKQESEADDYSFDLLKKRGIDPTGLATSFEKLAKLDQGSSIGWFDDHPSSEARAKHIRERIAAGK; the protein is encoded by the coding sequence ATGAAATTTCATCCTGTAATGTTGAGCCTGTTGGCCACTACTCTGTTGAGCGGTTGTGCAACAGTGAATACCGATACTTTAATGCAATCCGGCGCGCAGGCTTATCAGGCATATACCCTGAGCGACGCCGATGTGAAAACCCTCAGCGTTCAGTCTTGCGAAGAGATGGATAAAAAAGCGCAGATCGCGCCGGACAGCAGCGAATATGCTCAACGTCTGAAAAAAATCTCCGCCGCGCTGGGCGATAACATCAACGGCACACCGGCCAACTACAAGGTATACGTGACCAAAGACGTCAACGCCTGGGCGATGGCCAACGGTTGTATCCGTGTCTATAGCGGCCTGATGGATATGATGAACGACAATGAAGTCGAAGGCGTACTTGGCCACGAAATGGGACACGTAGCCCTCGGTCACACCCGCAAAGCCATGCAGGTGGCGTACAGTGCAACGGCGGCGCGCTCAGCGATTTCCTCCCTCGGCGGCGTCAGCGCCACGTTGTCACAGTCACAATTGGCCGATCTGGGCGAGAAATACGTTAACGCGCAGTTCTCGCAGAAACAGGAATCCGAAGCCGACGACTACTCTTTCGATCTGCTGAAAAAACGCGGCATCGATCCGACCGGTCTGGCGACCAGTTTCGAGAAACTGGCGAAACTGGATCAGGGCAGCAGCATCGGCTGGTTTGACGATCACCCATCGTCAGAAGCCCGTGCTAAACATATCCGCGAGCGTATTGCCGCTGGCAAATAA